Proteins from a single region of Palaemon carinicauda isolate YSFRI2023 chromosome 1, ASM3689809v2, whole genome shotgun sequence:
- the LOC137647980 gene encoding spermidine/spermine N(1)-acetyltransferase-like protein 1 — protein sequence MKPSTVREAKLSDCQILANLMQESGKEQERGVLTCKDLEKKLFGNHPVVKIIISENGEGVICGYLLYNYRYSTIIGLVAFLADIYVIPEHRRRGVATAMWNAMVKNASAVECKRCEVITKSPNEFLLSLGAFDATDFGCKEMVYEIEKEAIKELIRRKDSPNKFTLREATVNDVPGIIEGVKDLHSYLGRLHEVVCDEAELIKHGFGKHPAFKSFVAEQNGAIVGYTMFSYTFGLDGTKIYMEDLYVSPECRGAGIGISLWMAILKEGLQNDISCCNHTVDADNKPSAAFYKSHGAYDASQTKNIHFFKIPLEEKKL from the exons ATGAAGCCGTCAACCGTGAGAGAGGCCAAACTATCAGACTGCCAGATTTTGGCAAATCTAATGCAAGAGTCTGGAAAGGAACAAGAAAGAGGAGTGTTAACATGCAAAG attTAGAGAAAAAATTATTTGGAAACCATCCCGTCGTGAAAATAATCATCAGTGAAAATGGCGAGGGCGTAATATGCGGCTATCTACTTTACAACTACCGATATAGCACGATTATCGGTCTCGTAGCTTTCCTAGCAGACATTTACGTCATTCCTGAGCACAGGAGGAGAGGCGTCGCTACTGCCATGTGGAATGCAATGGTTAAG AATGCTTCAGCTGTGGAATGTAAGCGCTGTGAAGTCATCACGAAATCTCCAAATGAGTTTCTCCTCAGCCTCGGGGCCTTTGATGCTACCGACTTCGGATGCAAAGAGATGGTTTATGAAATTGAAAAAGAGGCGATAAAGGAATTGATCAGAAG AAAAGATTCTCCAAATAAATTCACGTTGAGAGAAGCTACAGTGAACGACGTTCCTGGTATAATTGAAGGTGTGAAAGACTTGCATTCGTATCTTGGAAGGTTACACGAAGTTGTATGTGACGAAGCAG AATTGATTAAACATGGTTTTGGAAAACATCCTGCTTTCAAGTCATTTGTTGCTGAGCAGAACGGTGCCATTGTCGGGTATACCATGTTCTCATATACCTTTGGTTTGGATGGGACCAAGATTTACATGGAGGATCTTTATGTTTCTCCTGAATGCAGGGGAGCAGGGATTGGCATTTCTCTGTGGATGGCAATACTCAAG GAAGGCCTCCAGAATGACATCAGTTGCTGTAACCACACTGTTGATGCTGACAATAAACCATCGGCGGCATTTTACAAGAGCCATGGTGCCTACGACGCAAGTCAGACAAAAAATATACACTTTTTCAAAATCCCGTTGGAAGAGAAAAAATTATAG